A region of the Vigna unguiculata cultivar IT97K-499-35 chromosome 9, ASM411807v1, whole genome shotgun sequence genome:
ataattttgttaaaaagtttataaaatacaCTTTATAGAATATAAATTAGAGTTAAAAAAGATCAAAATAAAAAGCtaatatcaaattatgttttaatataacaaataatatgttaaaatatatcatattgtaacattatattttatttattatttgaatattgtttaagtatttattttattatacttttatattaaaaaattgatatttttatatttgatatataatcttataaaatattaacaatataattattataaaatttttcgtATCCAAtcttcaacaataataaaatatttctaattagTCTTTTCATATAATCCCCGACCGTAAGTATCTTATCATGATTTACTTATTTCTTTACAAATCATAACAATACAATGTGGAAAATTTACTGACaaatattctctttttttttttttcgtgttttGTGTCTTTCTTTTCGTGAGAATGGCGAATGAAGCACAAAGAAGACATGGTAGTAGCTGTAAAAGCGAACTCAAACCAGTTATGGCGATGTCAGGGAGAGAGTGAGTCTTATGGTGAACACTGAATTATTCCCAATTTCCCATCTAAGTTACAGCAGTAATAATTGGCCTTGTTTTTATGAGTTATGTAACTCTGTCACAAGAATTAAGAAATGCAATATGAATCAATATATATGGGTGGTATTCATGAACATGAATCACGCCAAAACTTATTATTGGCTgcagataaatttaaaacttggaAAATCTGCCCTCAGACACTGTCTGTCTGAACAAGATCCTTCTTTTTCACATGATATGTTTAACACAAGGTAAAGGTAAAGAAAGAGTAAAAATGGGTTGCTTCTGCTAATGGCGATCCTCTATTCATAAACTTTGCATTCCTCATCAGCAGGGTTTGTCTCGCAGAATTCCTCCAATGGGTCTCCACTCCCTGCTTTTGCTGTTCCTGGCCACTTGCTTGCTACTAGATCTGCCAAATCCACCACTCTTTGGCTGCGATCATCAAAACACAATGATGTTAAGCTTTTATGTTGGAGATTCATATCAAACAGAGATAAGAcgagtttataatatataactggGTGTAAACTTTATGTTATAAACcgattttataagattgagttAAACTTAGAGTCCAATTCATAACACATGTAATTGTATGAGTCTAAAAGTGAAGTGACTAACCTGTAACCCCATTCATTGTCATACCAAGCAACCACCTTAACCATGTCATCTCCCATGACCATGGTCAAGGAGGAGTCAATGGTGGAAGAAACATCAGAGCAGCGGAAGTCAATGGAGACCAGTGGAACATCACACACATCCAAAACACCTTTCAGTGGCCCCTCTGCAGCCTTTCTGAATGCTCCATTCACATCTTCAGCAGTGAGACCCTTCTTCTCAACATTCACGACAAGGTCAACAACTGAAACATTGGGTGTAGGCACACGGAGTGCAATTCCATTCAGCTTCCCCTTCAGCTTTGGCAGCACCAGAGACACAGCCTTCGCAGCTCCAGTGCTGGTTGGGACAATGTTCAGTGCTGCAGCCCTCGCTCTTCTCAAGTCACGGTGTGAAGCATCCAAAAGCCTCTGCACAACCAAACACATGCACATTCCTTTATCAGCAAATGTTAATTCTTAGTTTTGTTAGCAGGCAGAGTTGTTGATCCTACAACCTCTTCCATTTTTCCTTTCAAACTCAGACATGTAAATCATTGTCATATAATTACAAATGCATAGTCAAAACTAGTGGTTGATCGATCTTGTACCTGGTCTCCTGTGTAGGAATGAGTGGTTGTCATGGTTCCCTTCACAATTCCTGAAAACATAGACCAAAGGGAAGTGAGTTTGATTTGAGCATGTCACATCTCTCTTAAATAATAACTTCCAGTGTGATCAGTGTTTGCTTACCAAACTCTTCATCCAAGATCTTCACAAATGGAGCAAGACAGTTTGTGGTGCAAGAAGCATTGCTGCACATTGAagaaacaataagaaaaaacaaaaaaacaatgttTCATTGACAGGGACAGAGCAAAACCTTGGTTGCTGTCACAGACCTTATAATGTTAGAGATCTCATGAGTGTAGTCCCCTTCATTTACTCCAACAACATAAGTTGGAATGTCAGCACCCTTTGCAGGAGCAGTGATGATAACTTTCTTAGCACCTGCTTGGATGTGTTTGCCAGCACCAGGGCCATCCACAAACACTCCAGTTCCCTGAACAAAAGTTCTTCCATTTATTAGTAAACAAATTTTCACTTCATTACAAGATGTTTAAGGTAAATCAAGTAATGGAGGTTACCTCAATGACAATGTCAATTCCTAGTTCAGCCCAAGGAAGCTTCAGAGGATCCCTGCTTGAAACAACCTTGATGGGCTTGCCATCAACAGTGATGGTTTCATTGTCTAGTATCTTCACATCTGCTTTAAAGGTTCCCAGCATAGAATCATATTTCAACAGGTGTGAAGCCTGGATCATATGTGAAGCACAATCAGTGAAATTTCAATATCTCTGCCAACAAAACCAGCTAAGCCAGGACAGTTAAAGACTTACATTCTTGACACCACCACTGTCGTTGACAACAATAACATCAAGGGGCGAGTCTTTTCGGCCGTGCCAGCAACGAAGAAAGTTTCTACCAATTCGTCCAAAACCATTGATTGCCACCTTCAACTTGGCCACTGTTTCTCCCCTCACAGGAGTTGATCCATTGGTCTGCTTTTAGTTTGCAAATTAGAAGTAGAAACATACACAAAGAATAATTAAGAAGCCATGCATTTTGAGCAGCGTTATTCACACAACTGTTACATTCTTCTAttcaaaaatacttttcatTACTAAAGATACCAGTAATACCATAAAACATGTACGACAAAGTCTGGTTAAGAAGTATTTATTATATCTCATATTTCTCACTAGCTTAACATTTTTCGTTCATCTTTCACGGTTAAGATAACAAATTCTCTAAGTCAATCTTACAAAACTAACTCGTAAATTAAGATTTGTATTCAATTATATGTTCTGAATTGGCCTCATCTGATATTGTTCCAACAGTTTCTACAGTGATAAGAGACTAACCTTGGGAGTGAGTTGGGCAGCGACGGTATCAAAAAAGGAAGATTCCCTAGCATTGTTAGCGTAGGTGACACATGAAGAGGATCTCAGCCCAGAGAATTCTGTGACCTCAAGTCTCTGCAGAAGGTAAGTGAAATGTATGAGTGAAATGGTATTAAAGTGAAAGAAGCAAAGATGATAATTGATAATGGAAGAAATGGACCTTTGAGGTGCATTGGGATGGGAAAGAGTGAGAAGGCTTGGATGGGAGCCTGGTGTTTGTGGGGATCCTTGTGGAAGCTAGAGCAGCATGAGAGGCCATGGCTGCAACAAGGGTGTGGCAACAACTATGTGTGCCAATGCATATATCAACAACAAAGTTGCATTTCCTCCTCTTGTTTTATTCTTTGCAGATTGtcacaaaagaaaattatggtTGCTGGGGAGAAACGGGAATGAGTGGTGAATAAGATGAGAGAAAATCTATGGGATAAGATAATGTTTGGAGCTCcatgttttttaatattgtcACTTCATATTTTCAGCCACGTATCGTTATTGTGGCCGTTCATTAATTTCCCAACAGTGTCCCTTGCTATATATTATaaggaaaatgttttttttttctttttttggccTCAAGAGAAGGGAAAAGAGGGTGCCATCGCAAAGCGTACTTTGCATCCACACGTTTCCGTGTACAAACTATCTGCTGCTAAGTATCTCCTGTTTTATATGGgagttttaagtttaattatttttcgaAATTAAATAACTTACATAGATAAAAGTAATTCAAATTAGGATACAGAAAATTacaagtaattatttttaacctaGTGAAATTAgtgaaacataaaatattaaaaaaaattgaaccgataatgtgagacttttttaaaaaaatatttttaaacaatcaCGTGAGAAAAATACTTTACAACAGAAAGCACTATCACTTTTAAGAGTGGggatttttaatttcattgtaTAGGCACGAAATAAATCAAACAGTGTAACATAAGAACAAGGTGAAAAActataactattttttctttttaatttaagattaaagtaatttggaaatattaaaagataacttatttaaaaaatgacaaaaataaacttGTATTCCCTCAAGACTAACGTAAAATGTGTCGAGGTATTTcttgtaataaaaattataattggaaGTAGCAACAAATTGTTCAACACTTCAATGCTGCCTTGTAGCCTTATCTCCAATTTATActgtatgtattttattttactccTTGGTAAGAAGACTGAAGCAAACACGAAACAAAGCCTTAATTAGTATTTTCAGTAAATCACCCATAATTTTCAGCAGCATTACCTTAATTCATGAGTAACAAGAATTTGTGAAGTAAAAGATAACAGGTACCGTTTTATTAGCATGAAAAagtcaatttaattttgatGCAGTATagaattatatcaatttttatttcagGATAATGCTTGTTTAAATGTTATTGTCTAAGTACGACTAACAGCATAAACCTATAGATCAACATTATCGAATTCATGGTGACAGCAAATGTGACAAGATCCTAGTATTGTGTTCACTATCTAGAACAATCATCAAACCTGGATTATTAAAAGATCCGACCACAAAACGACCAGCGTTGctccagttccatgcccatcatggaaacttttcaatataaataaatggcTGATAGAACACAAGAAATCAGCCATAAAAGCGTACTTTCCCACAGTAGCGGCAGTCATTAGCAGAAAACCAGTGAGTTTATTAttaagaagaaagagaaagatattacaataaaatcaaaatacattTTGTACCAATAAAAGATTTTTTAGTGAACAGAGCAATGGCACATTGTATACTATGAGATCACAGCAGTCTCATGTGGCAGCTTCAATTTCATCAGAATTAATAGCTACTCCATTTGTGGCCTCCTCTGAACGTAGCTGTGCAGAAACATCATCTATGGCAGCATTCAGTTGTTCAATCTTCTCAGCCAGAACTTTCCTGGTTTTCTGCAAATCAAACAAGCAAATTTTGCTAGTCATTGAACTGATAATACCCTCTCTTAGAATCAACATGTTGCAGTAACTACAGATGCAATTCCCCACATAGTATTAGGACATAATTGAACAGTAGAACGCCAAAGTAAAATTGATAAGAACTATGAAACTAATCAAACGACAGTTATGGCCTCCAAGCACAAGCCTACAGCAATATTGGCAAGTGTCCTTTATAAGATAAACATGATGGATGGTATCAAGAGCAAGCAACTGCTCACCTCTAAAGCCTTttcctcatcatatataaactTTGGCAATTTTCTCATCAACTCCTTCCTGTCAGCTCCAGCTATGGCCTTGCTGATCTGtggaataataaaataataataataataataataatactcaaGCAACAAAAAGAATACCGATCTCCATCatataaattttgaagaaaaatttaCAATGCAGGTCCTggtatctttaaattttaaaacatgtgCATATCCAACTACTTATATTTATCCTGCATACATTGTTGACCGGATAAATAAAAGCAGTTAACCAATTTAATTTCAGTATGTAGTCACATAACATAATTGAGGAGTTTATGAGCAAGAAAAACATCTGAATGTATCCCGTTAAACACCAATATCTAGCACCTGAAAAAGTATATTTCAGCAACAAATACTACCTGAGGTGCATATACGCAACCAAGAGTGCCAACTATTAATCCTCCCAAGACAAACCCACCAACAAATATACCAGCACTGCTGGGCCTTCCACCATCACTGCAGTTCCACAGGAAGCAGAGGTCAggttaataacaaatattcaaaCAACTTCCACAGTCAactctttttctcattcaagaATATTTATGGTGTTCTGTTTCTTCCTCTTTTAGCTATGTTTTCCTCTTAGAGTCATGAACTTGTGATTATTATTTGTGGCAGTGATGTGAAGGCATATATCAGATAATAACAATGATTATAAATGTTTAAAGGGTTTGATTTTCATGCTTTGTCAAGAATTTTACACTGTGGACCAATCAGAAATCATTCTAGATACAGCTTTTAAAGTAGTTATCAAGTCTATATTTACACGGTTATAATTGGACGAAGTATAAAACTCCTTTTAAATTGTTAgtacatttaagttaaattaatatttaaaataatactctTGATCAAACATTCATTTATTTGAGTCCAATTGTGACCAAacaaaagttcccaaaaaagGTTCTTAACCATGTTTCTGTTCACAACTTTATCTAATCAACACTATCATGTATTGTTTGCATAACAACTACTCCCTCTGTTCCTTTTTAGGCgcttttcttacaaattttgattttacaAAACTACCACTTTCAAAGTTCAACATGGCGTTAAttgatctttttctttttcatttataccATTATATTTCAcctaatatttaattagtttacaCATTGTTATTATCTACAGATGAAATGGATTGAATAGaaatcttataaatattatattaaaatcaagaAATCTATTACATTTATTGGTTAAGCAGTCATAACAAAGTCACAAGAACAAAAGAAATACCTATATGTAGCTTGGATTGTTGGGGGCCTTCTTGCTAAAGACGTTTGCATTCTCCCTTGACGATTTAGATTCAGACATGAGTTGTATGGTTTAATCTTGACCAGAGAGTGGTCCACCTTGTTTATGGACGATGCTGGTAAAAGTTTTTGCAACAGTAGAGGAGTTTTAAAACAAAATGCTCgattaggaaaaaaaaacacacacacacaaacaaacgTAAACGAGTCTAGTTCCACAGTATAGAAGCTAGCAAGCGAGACATGTTCTTTCGggttaaaagaataataaatggAGGAAGCAAAAATATAGAAAGCACCACTAATGTCGTACAGAAATATGCCAACATTGCATGAAACAAATCCACAAAGCAAATCTTAAATATCACGCATCTCCCCCCCTTCCCCGACAAACAAGaagcaagaaaaacaagaaCCGAATAGATTATCTTAACAGGTAACAGACAATTTGCGGCATGGTGAAATCCAAGTCGTTTCAGAACACAGACCCCAAGAAAAGCTCGTGATAAATCAGTGAGACTGTGATACCCTAATGAGCCTTGGAAAAAAAAAGcatacaaatttaaagaaatttgcGGTTGTGATTGTAGTGAGATCGAAAGGGAGTAGCAGAATTGTAAAACCCTGGATTAAGTAGGCGAATGTGCAAAGAAATAAGGGGAAACGCTTTTTGGGTTATTTATGGCTCGATTTTGCTATGAACAGGTAAAAATTTGAAATCTTGGAAGTGATTAAAGAGAGATAAAGCGAAAAATGAATAATcttgaaaaggaaaaaggaaggatcggagagaaagagaaagaaagatacCAGATTTGGTTAGAACGAAGGAGGTGGGAACAGCAGCAGCCATGGAATTGGTGAGTGAGTGTGATCACGAAGAAGTTTCGATAATATCAAAGCTTCGATGTAAGGTAAGTAAGTAAGTAAcacttgtttctttcttttctttttctcttctcttctcttctcttcttctctcttaTGTATATATCTCAAATCACTGCCTCGTGTTCGCTTCAGACAACTGCTTCCGGATATAACCATCTCtctctaatttttcttttctttttttcttttcctctaaATATCCgctcataataaaaatatttcactgtttttttctaattgtttttatgaaaaaatacgtttaaaattaGTTGACAGCATGTTTTTTAAACTGAAATTGAAACATGTTTTAAAtggaatttatatatattttcttttttacacaTTTACAACACTGTTggcataaaaaaaaatgtccatttcagataatacttttttaattttattttaatacttttctaTGTTTGGTTTTGACATTTAGATTAATGTGTTGTGTAATTTGACGTAGAAAGTGAATGATTAGTTTGAAAATAATGGAAGaggaattaaataaaaagtaaagtatTGCTGTTTGAATAGAAAATGTTTCTAATTTGGTTAAATTAACGAaggtttataatttattttttaatatattatccaAATTACCTTTAggtatacttttaaaatataaaaatttcaactcaaaaaaagtaaaaggaaattacttttttcaatataatttattaattgacgtaataattataaaaaatcaataaaaaaattactttgaaAGTCAACTGTTTAAcctagaaaaaaaacaaaatcataataatcaaaataatgtCAAATGCATAATACTTTTAacgtaaatttttatttaataaaataaatattgacatattttattttaaatataataaaaaaatagtcgCTGTCttaatctaaaaatttaaattttattaataactgagataattaaatatatatttttattttaataataatttgttaaacataataaatcaacatcaatatataattaattttaacaaatgtTTTTCACTTTTTGTAAATTCGAAATCTTTGCATATTAATGTTACTTCTGTTTTTAATAAACACATTTTTCAATTacaaaaaatcaaacttatatttaattatattaattattagtaaaattaaataaaattaacaaaattagaattgttatattaaaaatataattttttattaaactaaatataaaatgtatcaagttattttttccaattaaaaatgtaactaaatattttttccaattttatcatttctttttaaatttaatgatcttttaattaaaaattatttacaaaataattaaaaattatttttaattacattataaaaaatattcatatttaattttataattataataaaaaaatataattacaaattttattaccttttactataataaaaaaatgaatatatatatatatatatatatatatatatatatatatatatatatgctagtatataataaacaatgtgagatttataattaattatgattataaaacaaataattttgattaggacacgatcaattataattataattatatatatatatatatatatatatatttttgattaTTTCTATATTATAATAGATTAACATAAagattttgttgatttttgaCTTTTGTATCAATCTTTATCCTAAGTTGGTTTGAATTAACCTTCGGTTCGTGTTGAAAGTTTATAGTAAGTATATCTCGATGGTTGATTTATCTAGAATTTTGaactaaattaatttgtttttattcttaacttaatttttcttGTTTCGCCTTTAAACTAATTTAACCCCTTTTCGATCTTTAATTAACTAACCCATTTTTATCTTGGTCTAGATTAAAGGTATTGCTATTATGagttaattgaaattaaattcacTTTAACCTTTATCCTAACCCATTTTAAAGAGACTTAAAGATGATAGGTTATTTTTCACCTACTCATTCGATGATCTAATAAAAAGGAATTTTTTAAGATGCTACTATGGATCCATTGACCATGGTCAAGTTAATCTCTCTAATCACAATCAAGGATGTATCTTGAACGATTGAGATTTTATTCTTCTAGAAAATCTAGGTTCGCAAAATTACTTTCTTAACTACCATTATTCGGATGCATTCATTATATACTACTAAGTGTAAAAATGTAATTCACCAACATTCTTCACAACTTCACAACATTTCTCATATTCTTTCCCTTCAACACATGATTTTCTCACTCTGTCCATCATAATCTTTAATAAACACGTGTAATTCTCATATATCAACTCAAATTCATCCTTATAATAAATTGTCCCAGCCAAAAAAGGCAtacaaatttgtaatatatgactttaaccaaatttaaactgttaatattagttaaatttaatcaagaaattagCTCGTTTAactgatttaatttttatttatgaaaactacgaacacattattttaattacactaacatgttttattatttgatcAGTGTGTCCTAAGATCCCACTCGTCTTCACTTAATGCGATCAAGAATTGTTCATCACTAAGAATCGATCGAGAATAAAACTCCACGCATAATCTTCCAGGGCCGGCTTTAacgttattattatatattatgtttattagttaattaatcaTGTTCTGTCTTCTACGAGGAAACTGCGTAGTTCCTGCAACAGTAATACCGTTACGTTCTGGGCGGATAAACCATTGAAGCACATGACAAAACATCGTTCTCCACAACTTCAATTATACCAATAAATACACTCTGCTTAActtaattaatgattattaatattaattttatgttgtaAACTAAGCTTGTCCcagaaaatttttgttgtcaGAGAGAATGGCCGGTGGAGCTTCTGGCGGAGAAAGAACGTTGCAGGAAACACCCACATGGGCAGTGGCTGCTGTTTGCTCAGTCTTCGTCATTCTCTCTGTGTTAATCGAACATGGAATCCATTTACTTGAAaaggttcatttttttttttttttactttttatatactataaactgCTACTGAGAAATTGGATTGGATTGTGTTGTGACCAAGTTATGCGTTAATTCACATCACAGTGGTTTAAGAAACGACATAAGAAAGCCATGAGTGAAGCCTTGGAGAAAATAAAAGCAGGTGAAGAGAATCAGACCGATGTGAATTCAAATTTTGATGCTACagatacacacatatatatacatttgttgatttttgtttgtttgcagAATTAATGTTATTAGGATTTATATCCCTGTTACTTACTTTTGGTACACAATACATTGCAAAGATATGCATCCCTGCATCAGCTGGTGATATCATGCTTCCATGCAAGAAGGTTGAAGCGTCAAAGAACCCAGATGATTCAAATGGCGGAAGGAAGTTACTTTACTTTGAGGAGCGTCGAGTTTTAGCAACTGCGTCTTCTGGTGGTGACTATTGCTCACAGAAAGTGAGGAACATCATCACCTTTTATGGTACTCCTTTTTTTCActcattattattaactatcTTTATTGTGAGAAATCAGGGTAAAGTGTCGTTGATTTCTCAATCCGGGGTGCACCAGTTGCACATATTTATCTTCGTCCTCGCTGTTTTTCACATATTCTACAGCGTAATGACCATGGTACTAGCCCGAGCAAAAGTAAGTTTCTGGGTCCATTCTACCTAATTTGTTTCCAAAAAAGAAAGGGATAACGAAAATGGCATTGCTCTATTATAGAT
Encoded here:
- the LOC114163307 gene encoding glyceraldehyde-3-phosphate dehydrogenase B, chloroplastic isoform X1 — its product is MASHAALASTRIPTNTRLPSKPSHSFPSQCTSKRLEVTEFSGLRSSSCVTYANNARESSFFDTVAAQLTPKQTNGSTPVRGETVAKLKVAINGFGRIGRNFLRCWHGRKDSPLDVIVVNDSGGVKNASHLLKYDSMLGTFKADVKILDNETITVDGKPIKVVSSRDPLKLPWAELGIDIVIEGTGVFVDGPGAGKHIQAGAKKVIITAPAKGADIPTYVVGVNEGDYTHEISNIISNASCTTNCLAPFVKILDEEFGIVKGTMTTTHSYTGDQRLLDASHRDLRRARAAALNIVPTSTGAAKAVSLVLPKLKGKLNGIALRVPTPNVSVVDLVVNVEKKGLTAEDVNGAFRKAAEGPLKGVLDVCDVPLVSIDFRCSDVSSTIDSSLTMVMGDDMVKVVAWYDNEWGYSQRVVDLADLVASKWPGTAKAGSGDPLEEFCETNPADEECKVYE
- the LOC114196252 gene encoding uncharacterized protein LOC114196252, with protein sequence MAAAVPTSFVLTKSASSINKVDHSLVKIKPYNSCLNLNRQGRMQTSLARRPPTIQATYSDGGRPSSAGIFVGGFVLGGLIVGTLGCVYAPQISKAIAGADRKELMRKLPKFIYDEEKALEKTRKVLAEKIEQLNAAIDDVSAQLRSEEATNGVAINSDEIEAAT
- the LOC114163307 gene encoding glyceraldehyde-3-phosphate dehydrogenase B, chloroplastic isoform X2, which translates into the protein MASHAALASTRIPTNTRLPSKPSHSFPSQCTSKRLEVTEFSGLRSSSCVTYANNARESSFFDTVAAQLTPKTNGSTPVRGETVAKLKVAINGFGRIGRNFLRCWHGRKDSPLDVIVVNDSGGVKNASHLLKYDSMLGTFKADVKILDNETITVDGKPIKVVSSRDPLKLPWAELGIDIVIEGTGVFVDGPGAGKHIQAGAKKVIITAPAKGADIPTYVVGVNEGDYTHEISNIISNASCTTNCLAPFVKILDEEFGIVKGTMTTTHSYTGDQRLLDASHRDLRRARAAALNIVPTSTGAAKAVSLVLPKLKGKLNGIALRVPTPNVSVVDLVVNVEKKGLTAEDVNGAFRKAAEGPLKGVLDVCDVPLVSIDFRCSDVSSTIDSSLTMVMGDDMVKVVAWYDNEWGYSQRVVDLADLVASKWPGTAKAGSGDPLEEFCETNPADEECKVYE